The sequence below is a genomic window from Candidatus Kapaibacterium sp..
GGCTGGGGATACAGTTCCTTCGCCACGTAGAGCGATGCCGATTGCTCGTTTTCTTAATTCCTGCAGACAGTCCGCACCCTGAAAAAGATTATATGATATTACGAAAAGAACTTGAAAAATATAATCCTGAAATGAGTTTCAAAAAAAGGATAATTTGCATCAGCAAAGTTGATATGGTTGACCAAGATAGGATTAAAGAGCTTAAAGCCTTGAAATTTAAAGAGAAAAACACAAAAACGATGCTCATATCTTCGGTTGCTCATACAAACACTACCGAGTTAAAATTGGCAATGTGGAATGAATTAAGCCAAATGTAAAAAAAATCTTCAAACCATTGTGACGTTTTACAGTTTGAAGTGTCTATTAAGTATGTACAACAATTATTTTTAAAAAAATATGAAATTTGTTATAATAGCAATCGCATTTATGTTCTTTTCGATTACAATCTTAGCCGCCGACAAGTACGAATCAGCCAACAATGCCATGTTTAGTGGCGATTTCCAAAAAGCTTTAGAGCTTTACACAGAAGTAATTAAGGGTGGAAAGCAAGATGCCGAAATCTACTACCGTCGCGGAATGGCTTATTTATATCTTAACCAATTTGATAAAGCACTTGCAGATTTTAGCTTGGTGATAGATAAAGACAAGAAAAATGCAGATGCTTACAATAACAGAGGTCTGTGCCATAGTTACATGGGCAATGTTGATATGGCGTTCGATGATTTTAGTGTAGCAATCAAATTAGACCCCAAGTTCGCTCAAGCATATATCAATAGGGGCTCTGCACTCGTTTCAAAAGGCGAATTCGACCAAGCAATTGATGATTTTGACAAAGCTGTCAAAATTGACCCCAAAAATCCCGAGTTGTATCTTCAACGTGCGGGATTGTACTACTATTTTGGTGATTACGCCAAGTCTGTCGAAGATTATGATAAAACAATCGAGTTGGGTTTAGTAAATTCCAAAATTTATTTTAATCGCGGTAATTCACATTTCAAAAATGGCGCTCCAACCAAAGCAATTGGTGATTTGACAAAAGCTATCGAACTTGACTCTACCGATATTGAAGCTTTGATGAATAGGGCTTATATTCATAATTTTCTGGGGGATTCGGCAAAAGCCGAATTAGACAAAGCTATAGTTGAAGATATCAAATATGGAAAATATCCTCCTGTTGAAGATTTGAAATTTGTTACTTATTCAAATGCAGCTAAAGACTTTTTTATGGATTTGCCCGAAGGTTGGAATCTAATCGAATCTGATACAGCCGGTGGTATGATTAATTTCTTCATCACTCCTGAAAATATCACACTCGAATCAGAAGCAATGCTTATTGGTGTGACTGTTGGAATTATGAAAAACATGAGTTCGAAATATGACGTTCAGAACGAATCGGATATTCTTGATTTTTGGAAAGGTAGTCTTGATTATAGCAACGAAGATATGAAGGAATATACTATTCAATGGCAACGCCACCAACAATTGCACGACCACGGTACGATTTTGAACCTTTCCACAGTGCAAGTTGATGAAAACTATTTGAGATTTAATATGTACGAGTATGCAATAGCTTGGGGTAATAATCTGATTTTCGTCTATTTTCAAGCACCTGAAGATACTTTCGGATATTATCGCAAAATATATGACATAGCACTCAAAACAATTAAAATCGGAGAAGATTACAAATTGGACTAAATTTTTTCCAATTTTGCATATTCCAGCATTAGATTTTTATTACCAATTGAATCAAATTTGATTACAGCTTTGAGTTGCTTACCTACTCCGCTGAGGTGCATGATTTTGCCCTTTCCGAAGTGCGGATGCTTGATAATATCGCCAACTTTGAACGACACATTTACCGGTTCTATTTGTGAGTAATAATCTTGCTCGGGAATTTGGCTGAAATTTCCAAACGAAGTATCCTCTTTCTTCGCAAATAACTTTGGCTTAGGGGCTGTAAACGATGTTGCAGGTTTGCGATATTCGGGACGATTAATCAAATCCGGATTGATTTCCCTCAAGAAATTCGATGGTGATTGCTCGCTTACATCGCCAAATCTTGCTCTGCGGTCAGCATACGTCAACAAGAGTCTTTCTTTGGCTCGAGTAACCCCAACATAGAATAAACGTCTTTCCTCTTCTTCCTCTTCTTCGTGCATGTCTTGGCGTTGCAATGGGAAAAGCCCGCGTTCCATGCCCGAAATAAATACAATTGGGTACTCTAAACCCTTTGCAGAGTGGACTGTCATCAAAGTCAAACTACCGGATTTCAAATCCTTCTCGTCAATGTCCGACATCAGAGAAATTTGTTGGATATAATCAGCAATTGTCAATTCAGGATTTGTCTTGAAAAAGCTTTTAATATCCGATAAAATTTGCAGCACATTATTCCAACGGTCCAAGGATTCCTCCGTATTCATCTCCTTGTACATCTCGAGCAATCCCGTCGTGTCGATAAATTCCGCTATTACATTTGCAGGATTTTCTTCATGAGAGATTTTTTCTCGATAAACATTCAAAAATGCTTCGAAATCCCGAATAGCAATAATTGCCCTTTGTTGCAAATCACCAATCTCGGTGATTCGTGAAAATGCATCACTCAAGCACATTTGCTTTGATGACGAAAAATGCCGTACGTGCTTCAAAGTCGTCTGACCGATTCCGCGTGGAGGCTCGTTTATAATGCGGTAATATGCCTCGTCGTCCTTAGGATTGACCAACAAACGAATATATGCCAGCACATCCTTGATTTCCTTGCGCTTGTAAAAGGAGATTCCACCTACGATAATATAAGGAATATTTGACTTTCGCAAAGCATTTTCGAGCACCATAGATTGGGCGTTTGTGCGGTACAAAACTGCAATATCATTCAGCGAATAGCCGTTTCTGCTGAACATATCCACTCGAGTTGCAATTTTTATCGCTTCGTCAAAATCGTCGTTGCACCGTAGCAAGTCAATTTTTTCACCTTCGGGATTATCAGTCCACAAAGTTTTATGGATTTGATTTTTATTACGCTTGATAATACAGTCTGCCGCTGCGAGAATTGTTTTTGAAGAGCGATAATTTTGCTCCAATCTGATGATTTTCGAGTAAGGATAATCCTTCTTGAAATGCAGAATATTTTGAATATCTGCACCGCGCCAACGATAAATGCTCTGAGCATCATCGCCGACGACGCAGATATTTTGGTGAGCCTCTGCCAACAGCTTGATTGCAATATATTGCGGGCGGTTAGTATCTTGGTATTCGTCCACCAAAATATATTTGAAACGATTTTGGTATCGCTCCAACACTTCGCGGTCTTGACGCAACAGCACGATTAAATTAATCAACAAATCGTCGAAATCCATCGAATTATTCAATTGCAAATAATTTTCGTATTCGTTGTAAATCAAAGCCAATTGCTTTTCTTGAATCGAAGTAGCCATCTGAGCGTATTCCTTGCGAGTCACCATCTTATTCTTGGCGCTCGAAATTGCGTTCCGTGCTACTTGGTGGCTGACTTGTTGGTTCGAGATGCCAAGATTTTGCATCACACGCTTCACCGCACCCATCGAATCATCAGTATCATAGATAGTGAAGTCGCTCGTATAGCCGATTTTGGACGCTGTTTGGCGTAAAATTCGGGCAAAAATCGAATGAAAAGTTCCCGCCCAAACTCTTTCAGCAAGGTGTGGAGCGACGAGCGATGAAATCCGTTCCTTCATCTCCTTAGCGGCTTTGTTCGTAAATGTCAAGGCTAAAATTTTGTCGGGCGAGACATCGTGCTCAAGCAAATAAGCAATCCTATGGGTCAACACACGTGTTTTGCCACTACCGGCACCTGCCACAATCATCACCGGACCATTCATGGAAGTAACGCCTTTTTCCTGCTCCGAATTCAGCCCTTTCGTAATTTCTGCAATTCTATTATTCATCTTCAACTAATATTCAATTCAATCTCGCAATATAAGGCAAATTCGGCAAACTTTTTGCCCAAGATTTGCACAAAATGGGATTGTCATGAACAGGATTATCAAGATTTCAGGATGGACAGGATAAATACAATTTAACCGCAAAGGGCGCTAAGAGTTGAATTGGTCATTCTGAGCCGCAGGCGAAGAATCAAGTTTTCATTAAAGGCATGGATTCTTCACTTCGTTCAGAATGACAAAACAAATTGAATTGGTCATTCTGAAGCCGCAGGCGAAGAATCAAGTTTTCATTAAAGGCATGGATTCTTCACTTCGTTCAGAATGACAAAACAAAGCACATTAATCATCAATTTTACAAATTCCCTGAGATAAATTTCGTGTTGATGTGTTTCTTATAATAAGGATTATACAATTTATAAAAAATATTAAAGAGAAAGAAAATGAAATTATTATTCAGCATCATTTTAACAATCACTTTTCTATTCACAGAATTAAGAGCTGAATGGAATGATTGTCATGGACCTTTTGATGGGAAAGTTGAGTTAATTAAAATTTTAGATAACGGAATATACTTTTGTGTAACACCGAGTTTATATGCAACTTTCAATGATGGTTTGACTTATGGAGTAAACAATTTTCGCGTTGGAAATGATACTACTATTATAAGGGATATTGCAAAATCTGAGGTGGACTGGGAAAGTCAAAGATTTTATTATGCTACAAACGCTGGATTGTATGAGGAGCGGGGGATTGATGTGCGAAACATATCCTATCCCGATTATTATAGTTATCCTTGGGATTGTTATAAAATCACCGGAACTTCACACTTCATAATTTTGTCGGCAGAAGGCATATTTAGCTACAATCGTTATGATGAATATGAAATGAGACGTGTAAAAGATATTAATGCTTTTAATTACATTCATATTGGGACTGAAATTTTCGCCGCTACACGAGATGGAATTTAC
It includes:
- a CDS encoding tetratricopeptide repeat protein, giving the protein MKFVIIAIAFMFFSITILAADKYESANNAMFSGDFQKALELYTEVIKGGKQDAEIYYRRGMAYLYLNQFDKALADFSLVIDKDKKNADAYNNRGLCHSYMGNVDMAFDDFSVAIKLDPKFAQAYINRGSALVSKGEFDQAIDDFDKAVKIDPKNPELYLQRAGLYYYFGDYAKSVEDYDKTIELGLVNSKIYFNRGNSHFKNGAPTKAIGDLTKAIELDSTDIEALMNRAYIHNFLGDSAKAELDKAIVEDIKYGKYPPVEDLKFVTYSNAAKDFFMDLPEGWNLIESDTAGGMINFFITPENITLESEAMLIGVTVGIMKNMSSKYDVQNESDILDFWKGSLDYSNEDMKEYTIQWQRHQQLHDHGTILNLSTVQVDENYLRFNMYEYAIAWGNNLIFVYFQAPEDTFGYYRKIYDIALKTIKIGEDYKLD
- a CDS encoding UvrD-helicase domain-containing protein, which gives rise to MNNRIAEITKGLNSEQEKGVTSMNGPVMIVAGAGSGKTRVLTHRIAYLLEHDVSPDKILALTFTNKAAKEMKERISSLVAPHLAERVWAGTFHSIFARILRQTASKIGYTSDFTIYDTDDSMGAVKRVMQNLGISNQQVSHQVARNAISSAKNKMVTRKEYAQMATSIQEKQLALIYNEYENYLQLNNSMDFDDLLINLIVLLRQDREVLERYQNRFKYILVDEYQDTNRPQYIAIKLLAEAHQNICVVGDDAQSIYRWRGADIQNILHFKKDYPYSKIIRLEQNYRSSKTILAAADCIIKRNKNQIHKTLWTDNPEGEKIDLLRCNDDFDEAIKIATRVDMFSRNGYSLNDIAVLYRTNAQSMVLENALRKSNIPYIIVGGISFYKRKEIKDVLAYIRLLVNPKDDEAYYRIINEPPRGIGQTTLKHVRHFSSSKQMCLSDAFSRITEIGDLQQRAIIAIRDFEAFLNVYREKISHEENPANVIAEFIDTTGLLEMYKEMNTEESLDRWNNVLQILSDIKSFFKTNPELTIADYIQQISLMSDIDEKDLKSGSLTLMTVHSAKGLEYPIVFISGMERGLFPLQRQDMHEEEEEEERRLFYVGVTRAKERLLLTYADRRARFGDVSEQSPSNFLREINPDLINRPEYRKPATSFTAPKPKLFAKKEDTSFGNFSQIPEQDYYSQIEPVNVSFKVGDIIKHPHFGKGKIMHLSGVGKQLKAVIKFDSIGNKNLMLEYAKLEKI